In Amaranthus tricolor cultivar Red isolate AtriRed21 chromosome 5, ASM2621246v1, whole genome shotgun sequence, a genomic segment contains:
- the LOC130813122 gene encoding B3 domain-containing transcription factor ABI3, whose protein sequence is MEIKEKMKDLDLHGGDLDENKHIISMKNEEEIWFENNQITNSNNNNNNNNNNNNNNNNNNTNTISNDHDHDDDDLLDVTDPSLFYADFPSLPDFPCMSSSSSSSSTPPAAVKPFGVSSTATTSSSASTASSGAASWALLKSDAEHDPSLDHHHDHQHQPNHGMDEMLLDDVDKCMDMMQNFGCIDNMLENSDICWDPSPLFEENGDEDERVFQQFMQQQGDDSITNNSDISGIVDRVGQSRMDCGGVGQSEDLAMVFFEWLKTNKEAISAEDLRNIKIKKSTIENAAKRLGGGKEGMKELLKLILQWVQNHHLQNKRTMAAAAGSMGEDDVQVIGSSNNSMQENINNIDNNNNNLSVSNNDSSGNGNPSCGIDPCFSPNNTWVVPTPPSQRSFVSDTTTMVPLPCTPTPGGYLPSVGYMGGGDPYSGGNPMAAYPSMVPQASDYHTWAPTPMQYGIGPHYGSFPDAAQYGGYTNTPPYPGFYYHPGAGEGVMRMGSSGSSATKEARKKRMARQRRFFTHHHRSSHHNHHHQHHLHQSNQNGNSNGVVNQHMMINPMVEQHAGVGNGTMGVPHGSWVYWPPNPSPQMPAPPPMNHMTSPMVGQMMPPQPPLDRAAGNGVQKQVGIDKKQGWKTEKNLRFLLQKVLKQSDVGNLGRIVLPKKEAETHLPELEARDGIPIAMEDIGTSRVWNMRYSVRFWPNNKSRMYLLENTGDFVRSNGLQEGDFIVIYSDVKCGKYMIRGVKVRPQQQTTRPETTNKKANKTQKMEGTSSPARIGVMQS, encoded by the exons ATGGAAATAAAGGAGAAAATGAAGGATTTGGATTTGCATGGAGGAGATCTAGATGAAAATAAGCATATTATTAGTATGAAAAATGAGGAAGAAATCTGGTTTGAAAACAATCAAATTactaacagtaataataataataataataataataataataataataataataataataataatacaaacacaattagtaatgatcatgatcatgatgatgatgatctatTAGATGTTACTGATCCATCTTTATTCTATGCTGATTTCCCATCACTACCAGATTTTCCATGCAtgtcatcatcttcatcatcctcTTCAACTCCACCTGCTGCTGTTAAACCCTTTGGTGTTTCTTCAACTGCCACCACTTCCTCCTCCGCTTCCACCGCCTCTTCCGGTGCCGCTTCATGGGCTTTACTCAAATCCGATGCTGAACACGACCCATCATTAgatcatcatcatgatcatcaGCATCAACCAAATCATGGGATGGATGAAATGTTGTTGGATGATGTAGATAAGTGTATGGATATGATGCAGAATTTTGGGTGTATTGATAATATGTTGGAGAATTCTGATATTTGTTGGGACCCATCTCCTTTATTTGAAGAAAATGGGGATGAAGATGAAAGGGTTTTTCAACAGTTCATGCAACAACAAGGGGATGATAGTATTactaataatagtgatattagtGGGATTGTTGATAGGGTTGGTCAATCTCGTATGGATTGTGGTGGTGTTGGTCAATCTGAGGATTTGGCTATGGTCTTTTTTGAATGGTTGAAAACTAACAAAGAGGCTATTTCCGCCGAGGATTTGAGGaatattaagattaagaaatctACTATTGAGAATGCTGCTAAAAGATTGGGTGGTGGGAAAGAAGGAATGAAAGAATTGCTTAAGTTGATATTGCAATGGGTGcaaaatcatcatcttcaaaaTAAAAGGACTATGGCGGCAGCGGCGGGATCCATGGGTGAGGATGATGTTCAAGTAATTGGTAGTAGTAATAATTCTATGcaagaaaatattaataatattgataataataataataatttgagtGTTTCTAATAATGATTCTAGTGGAAATGGAAACCCTAGTTGTGGTATTGACCCATGTTTTAGTCCAAATAATACATGGGTGGTTCCAACACCTCCATCACAACGCTCATTTGTTAGTGATACGACTACGATGGTTCCACTACCATGTACGCCTACTCCGGGTGGTTATCTACCTTCGGTTGGTTACATGGGGGGAGGAGATCCATATTCTGGTGGTAATCCGATGGCGGCGTATCCCTCTATGGTTCCGCAAGCATCAGATTACCACACATGGGCCCCTACACCAATGCAATATGGGATTGGGCCGCATTATGGATCATTTCCTGATGCGGCCCAATATGGAGGTTACACGAACACTCCGCCTTACCCTGGGTTTTACTACCACCCTGGGGCGGGGGAGGGGGTGATGAGGATGGGGTCGTCGGGGTCATCGGCTACGAAGGAGGCTCGGAAAAAGCGGATGGCTAGGCAAAGGAGATTCTTCACACATCATCATAGAAGTTcccatcataatcatcatcatcaacatcatcttcatcagAGTAATCAGAATGGGAATAGTAATGGAGTTGTTAATCAACATATGATGATTAATCCAATGGTTGAACAACATGCAGGTGTAGGAAATGGTACTATGGGGGTCCCACATGGGAGTTGGGTATATTGGCCTCCAAACCCTTCACCACAGATGCCAGCACCGCCGCCAATGAACCATATGACTAGTCCTATGGTTGGGCAAATGATGCCACCACAACCACCTTTGGATAGGGCGGCTGGAAATGGTGTACAGAAACAAGTTGGGATCGATAAGAAACAG GGATGGAAAACAGAAAAGAATTTGAGGTTTCTTTTACAAAAAGTGTTGAAGCAAAGTGATGTGGGTAATCTTGGGAGGATTGTCTTGCCTAAG AAAGAGGCAGAAACACATTTGCCAGAGCTCGAAGCGAGGGATGGGATACCTATTGCCATGGAAGATATTGGCACGTCTCGTGTGTGGAACATGCGTTATAG CGTCAGGTTTTGGCCAAACAATAAAAGCAGGATGTATCTCTTAGAGAACACAG gGGATTTTGTTAGGTCTAATGGACTCCAAGAAGGGGACTTCATTGTAATCTATTCAGATGTAAAATGTGGCAAATAT ATGATAAGAGGGGTGAAAGTACGACCGCAACAACAAACCACACGACCAGAAACGACCAACAAAAAAGCAAACAAGACCCAAAAAATGGAAGGAACCTCTTCCCCAGCACGAATCGGAGTAATGCAGAGCTAA
- the LOC130813121 gene encoding protein OBERON 3, giving the protein MENSDQKFRFSGNKLDYFRESSEGSRTQSKPKSISDLGQSLAENIDFIRDSKSVIDRVESQELTLSYLCENPKSGRIMKGKGIIMENLGQNEEEKWVERDFLQLNSSENGSSKREAKVEEDNNGDCNKKQKLETLKLSLALPDVSLSLSASNAAVPNRDFAPSRSVQSDDFTGTGTAASLSYSYSLPFSHNPSCSLTRNSTDQIWNCGEGTNGSVHSRFKPIGDGSVSLSNHWSRPLNRDGCNSLYRAAAAASENTNSSFFPSELPAKPMTADFKGTDSLEDVRKGERIVRDVIMERVVRDIPVEGVELAREYLKYIMGAPERKDELGYLQNLLERRSDLTREMLLKCDRLQMEIMVAVKFGLREFVSGKFRLPVSELVEIFLFLRCRNVNCKASLPVDDCDCKICSTKKGFCSQCMCPVCYSYDCASNTCSWVGCDACSHWCHAACATDKKLIKPGPSFKGSSQMQFYCLGCGHASEMFGFVKDVFLCCAKDWGLETLQKELDCVRRIFKGSEDLKGKELYLKAAELITRLERRVISPSDACTVIIHFFSSKLDKEDMTDNVTASIGGKDLVASQVRRINDAFSSPSGDLPRHSDLYNSGSVRQGVVSYDNFRYSAPKPHISSDRHLEDELSGKFSKKDTFEFDSSESIIRWKEEAAKMLQNRADEARKEMEEYRQLVQAKTEKLEQEYSEKLAKLCLQETEERRRKKLEELRILESSHSDYFKMKIRMQAEISGLVERMEATKQLWV; this is encoded by the exons ATGGAAAATTCTGATCAGAAATTTAGATTTTCAGGTAATAAGTTGGATTACTTTAGAGAATCTAGTGAAGGGTCACGAACTCAGTCAAAACCCAAATCAATTTCAGATTTAGGTCAATCTCTTGCTGAAAATATTGACTTTATTAGAGATTCAAAGTCAGTAATCGATCGTGTTGAATCCCAAGAGCTGACACTTAGTTACCTTTGTGAGAACCCTAAATCAGGGAGAATTATGAAAGGAAAAGGTATAATCATGGAGAATTTAGGGCAAAACGAGGAGGAAAAATGGGTTGAAAGGGATTTTCTGCAATTGAATAGTAGTGAAAATGGTTCATCAAAACGAGAAGCCAAGGTTGAGGAGGATAATAATGGAGATTGCAACAAGAAGCAGAAGCTGGAGACATTGAAATTATCTCTAGCTTTACCTGATGtatctctttctctttctgcATCAAACGCTGCTGTGCCGAATCGTGATTTTGCACCATCCAGAAGTGTTCAATCGGATGATTTTACAGGCACAGGTACAGCTGCTTCTTTGTCTTACTCTTATTCGCTTCCGTTTTCTCATAACCCTAGTTGCTCGTTGACTCGAAATTCTACTGATCAAATTTGGAATTGTGGTGAGGGAACTAATGGATCTGTTCATAGTCGATTTAAACCAATTGGGGATGGTAGCGTTTCATTATCCAATCATTGGTCTCGTCCATTGAATAGGGATGGTTGTAATAGTCTTTATAGAGCTGCAGCAGCTGCCTCTGAGAACACTAATAGTTCATTTTTTCCTTCGGAATTGCCTGCTAAGCCGATGACAGCGGATTTCAAGGGGACAGATAGTTTGGAGGATGTGAGAAAAGGGGAAAGGATTGTTAGAGATGTGATCATGGAGCGTGTCGTTCGAGATATTCCTGTTGAAGGTGTTGAATTAGCTAGAGAGTATTTGAAGTATATAATGGGAGCACCTGAGAGAAAGGATGAATTGGGTTATTTGCAGAATTTGCTTGAAAGAAGGTCTGACCTTACAAGGGAGATGCTTTTGAAGTGTGATAGACTTCAAATGGAGATCATGGTTGCTGTGAAATTTGGTTTACGTGAGTTTGTTTCAGGGAAATTTCGTCTGCCCGTCAGTGAATTGGTCGAGATTTTCTTGTTTCTGAGATGTAGAAATGTTAATTGTAAAGCTTCACTGCCTGTAGATGATTGTGATTGTAAGATTTGCTCAACTAAGAAAGGGTTTTGCAGTCAATGTATGTGCCCTGTCTGTTATAGCTATGATTGTGCTAGTAATACTTGTAGTTGGGTTGGTTGTGATGCTTGCTCTCATTGGTGTCATGCTGCTTGTGCTACTGACAAAAAGCTCATTAAGCCTGGTCCTAGCTTCAAGGGCTCCTCTCAGATGCAGTTTTATTGTCTTGGATGTGGTCATGCTTCGGAAATGTTTGGGTTTGTCAAAGATGTGTTTCTCTGTTGTGCTAAAGACTGGGGTTTAGAAACACTACAAAAGGAGCTTGATTGTGTTCGAAGAATCTTTAAAGGAAGTGAGGATCTTAAGGGCAAAGAATTGTATCTCAAGGCTGCAGAGTTGATCACTAGGCTTGAAAGAAGGGTTATATCTCCATCAGATGCCTGCACTGTTATCATTCATTTCTTCAGTAGTAAGCTTG ATAAGGAGGACATGACAGATAATGTTACTGCTAGTATTGGGGGAAAAGATTTGGTAGCCAGTCAAGTGCGTCGCATTAATGATGCATTTTCCTCTCCTTCTGGTGATTTGCCCCGACATTCTGACTTATATAACTCTGGTTCTGTTCGTCAAGGAGTAGTTTCATACGATAATTTCCGTTATAGCGCTCCTAAGCCACATATATCGAGTGATCGACACCTAGAAGATGAGTTGTCTGGAAAATTCTCCAAAAAGGACACATTCGAATTTGATAGCTCAGAGAGTATTATTCGCTGGAAGGAAGAAGCAGCCAAAATGTTGCAAAATCGAGCAGATGAAGCAAGGAAAGAGATGGAGGAATATCGACAATTGGTGCAGGCAAAAACAGAGAAGCTAGAACAAGAGTACTCCGAGAAGCTTGCAAAGTTGTGCTTGCAGGAGACTGAAGAGAGGAGAAGAAAGAAATTAGAGGAGCTGAGGATACTCGAGAGTTCACATTCTGATTACTTCAAAATGAAGATCAGGATGCAGGCGGAAATCAGCGGATTAGTCGAAAGAATGGAGGCCACAAAGCAGCTGTGGGTCTAA
- the LOC130813123 gene encoding LRR receptor-like serine/threonine-protein kinase RGI2: protein MWDLRPMSMPMPMQAPRPMQAIKPHHKKHHICRHDLVLFLTLSIFPFLFTTSLAYTNNEVIFLHSWLHTSSQPLPSDFTNWDPLDQNPCKWSFITCSEDNFVVEINIQSIQLAIPLPSNVSTLIHLQKLTISNCNITGSIPDSIGDFAELTLLDLSSNSLVGSIPTTIGHLKNLKDLTLNSNQLTGKIPSEIGDCLSLENLSLFDNNFNGEIPSELGKLIKLQSLRLGGNKHISGMIPEQIGGCQNLTVLGLADTKVSGSLPGSLGMLRKLQTIAVYTTMLSGEIPAELGNCSELVSLYLYQNSLSGSIPKELGQLQKLEKLLLWQNNLSGSIPEEIGNISSLVIIDLSLNTLSGSIPLSFGNLPNLLELMLSSNNISGSIPSVLANAANLVQLQVDNNQITGSVPSELGRLSGLQIFFAWQNKLEGSIPSALANCSSLQALDLSHNFLTGGLPPGLFQLQNLTKLLLISNHISGSIPPEIGNCKSLIRLRLFNNRITGEIPREVGFLGSLSFLDISRNRLSGSIPDDISKCKSLQMLNLSNNTIRGSIPDSLSSLNKLQALDLSNNQLEGPIPMSFGQLDSLNSLLLSRNSLSGSIPSSLGSCLNLQFLDLSSNNFTGGIPKELFRIEELDIALNLSCNMLTGIIPSQISALKKLNILDLSHNNFKGSLMQLSALDNLVSLNVSYNNFTGFLPDKKLFRQLTSSELEGNRGLCSHTQDSCFVNADIGSETGNARRSKKLKLAIGLLVAVTVILVILGAIIVVRARKMIKDDNESEIGMNAWPWQFTPFQKLNFSVDDVLKCLVEKNIIGKGCSGTVYRAEMDNGEVIAVKKLWPTTRGAKHGCQKDKFKDNGRDSFSAEVKTLGSIRHKNIVRFLGCCWNNNTRLLMYDYMPNGSLGSLLHERSGSCLEWDLRYKIILGAAQGLSYLHHDCVPPIVHRDIKVNNILIGLDFEPYIADFGLAKLVDDGDFAQSSSTVAGSYGYMAPEYGYMMKITEKSDVYSYGVVMLEVLTGKQPIDPTIPDGLHIAEWVRSRKGGAEVLDQQLMSRSESEIEEMMQTLGVALLCVTPSPNDRPTMKDVAAMLKEIRQEREADCMKIDTLLKGSSAAKDQQAISKNSSNGGPSTALQQQLYSPSNNMSFSASSLLYSSSNCNISYK, encoded by the exons ATGTGGGATTTGAGGCCAATGTCAATGCCAATGCCAATGCAAGCTCCtaggccaatgcaagccatcaAGCCCCACCACAAAAAACACCATATTTGCCGCCACGATCTTGTCCTCTTCCTAACTCTTTCTATCTTCCCATTCTTGTTCACAACTTCTCTTGCTTACACTAACAATGAAGTAATCTTCCTCCATTCATGGCTTCACACCTCTTCTCAGCCTTTACCTTCTGATTTCACTAACTGGGACCCATTAGATCAAAACCCATGTAAATGGTCATTCATTACCTGTTCTGAAGATAACTTTGTTGTAGAAATAAACATTCAGTCAATCCAGTTAGCTATCCCTTTACCTTCAAATGTTTCAACTCTTATACATCTCCAAAAACTTACCATTTCTAACTGTAATATCACAGGTTCAATCCCAGATTCTATTGGGGATTTTGCAGAACTCACATTACTTGATCTAAGCTCAAACAGTCTTGTGGGTAGTATCCCAACTACAATAGGACATCTCAAAAACCTAAAAGATTTGACTTTAAACTCAAATCAACTCACTGGGAAAATCCCATCTGAGATTGGTGATTGTCTTAGCCTAGAAAATCTATCTCTTTTTGATAACAATTTTAATGGTGAAATCCCTTCTGAGCTTGGGAAACTCATAAAGTTACAATCTTTGAGACTTGGAGGAAACAAACACATCTCTGGGATGATACCAGAGCAAATAGGAGGGTGCCAGAATCTGACTGTGCTTGGCTTAGCAGACACAAAGGTTTCGGGTTCGCTTCCCGGGTCATTAGGCATGCTGAGGAAACTACAGACTATTGCAGTTTATACAACAATGCTATCAGGGGAAATTCCTGCAGAGTTAGGTAACTGTTCTGAGCTTGTAAGCTTGTATCTGTATCAGAATAGCCTTTCCGGGTCAATCCCTAAAGAGTTGGGTCAGCTTCAAAAGCTTGAGAAATTGCTGCTATGGCAGAACAATTTGTCTGGTTCAATTCCTGAAGAGATTGGAAATATCTCAAGTTTAGTAATTATTGATCTTTCTTTGAATACTTTATCTGGGTCTATACCTTTATCATTTGGGAATTTACCCAACTTATTAGAGCTAATGCTGAGTAGTAATAACATTTCTGGCTCAATTCCTAGTGTTCTTGCCAATGCTGCAAATTTAGTGCAATTACAGGTTGATAATAATCAGATAACAGGTTCTGTCCCAAGTGAGTTGGGAAGGTTAAGTGGGCTGCAAATTTTTTTTGCCTGGCAGAATAAGCTTGAGGGGAGTATCCCTTCTGCATTGGCTAACTGTAGCAGTCTTCAAGCATTGGATTTGTCACATAACTTTCTTACAGGAGGCCTCCCCCCAGGTTTATTCCAGCTCCAAAACCTAACAAAATTGCTTCTGATTTCGAATCACATTTCGGGTTCAATCCCACCCGAGATTGGTAATTGCAAGTCGCTTATTCGTCTCCGCCTTTTTAACAACAGGATAACTGGGGAAATTCCTAGAGAAGTTGGATTCCTTGGTAGTCTTAGCTTTCTTGACATATCTCGTAATCGTCTTTCAGGGTCGATTCCTGATGACATAAGTAAGTGCAAAAGTTTGCAGATGCTGAATTTGAGTAACAATACAATTAGAGGTTCTATTCCTGATTCATTGTCATCTTTGAATAAGCTTCAAGCTTTGGATCTGTCGAATAACCAGCTTGAGGGTCCTATTCCAATGAGTTTCGGGCAACTAGATTCGCTTAATTCTCTTCTACTTAGTAGAAATTCACTCTCAGGATCGATTCCATCATCCCTAGGAAGCTGTTTGAACCTACAATTTCTAGATCTAAGTAGTAACAACTTTACAGGGGGCATACCCAAAGAACTATTTCGAATCGAAGAGCTTGATATTGCCCTTAATTTAAGCTGTAATATGCTTACCGGCATTATTCCTTCACAGATATCAGCCCTCAAAAAGCTAAACATACTTGACCTTTCTCACAACAATTTTAAAGGCAGTCTAATGCAGCTCTCAGCATTGGATAATCTAGTGTCTCTTAATGTGTCTTACAACAATTTCACAGGATTTCTACCCGATAAGAAACTGTTTCGACAACTTACATCTTCGGAGTTGGAAGGAAACCGAGGGTTGTGTTCGCATACTCAAGATTCATGCTTTGTAAATGCTGACATAGGATCAGAAACAGGAAACGCAAGGCGATCAAAGAAGCTGAAATTGGCGATTGGATTACTGGTAGCTGTTACTGTCATACTGGTGATTTTGGGTGCCATTATAGTAGTCCGAGCAAGAAAAATGATTAAAGATGACAATGAGTCTGAAATCGGGATGAACGCCTGGCCTTGGCAATTCACTCCTTTTCAGAAGCTAAATTTTTCGGTTGATGACGTTCTAAAGTGCCTAGTCGAGAAAAATATAATCGGGAAAGGATGTTCAGGGACTGTTTATCGGGCAGAAATGGATAACGGAGAGGTTATTGCAGTTAAGAAACTGTGGCCAACAACACGAGGGGCGAAACACGGTTGTCAGAAAGACAAATTCAAGGACAATGGCCGCGATTCCTTCTCAGCTGAGGTGAAGACTCTTGGTTCCATTCGGCACAAGAACATAGTTAGATTCTTAGGTTGCTGTTGGAACAATAATACGAGGTTGTTAATGTATGATTACATGCCGAATGGAAGCTTAGGGAGTCTCCTCCATGAAAGGAGTGGAAGTTGCTTGGAATGGGATCTTAGGTACAAGATCATCCTAGGGGCAGCTCAAGGATTATCATATCTGCACCATGATTGTGTTCCTCCTATAGTTCATAGAGATATCAAGGTCAATAACATTCTTATAGGCCTTGATTTTGAGCCTTACATTGCTGACTTTGGCCTCGCCAAGCTTGTTGATGATGGTGATTTTGCTCAGTCATCTAGCACCGTTGCTGGTTCCTATGGTTACATGGCACCAG AGTACGGTTACATGATGAAGATAACAGAGAAGAGCGATGTATATAGCTATGGTGTCGTCATGTTAGAAGTACTAACAGGGAAACAACCAATCGACCCTACCATACCCGATGGTCTACACATTGCAGAGTGGGTAAGGTCAAGGAAAGGCGGTGCAGAAGTGTTGGACCAACAATTAATGAGCAGATCAGAATCAGAAATCGAGGAGATGATGCAGACATTGGGGGTGGCGTTGCTATGTGTAACTCCGTCTCCTAATGACCGCCCCACCATGAAGGATGTAGCAGCTATGCTAAAGGAAATAAGGCAGGAAAGGGAAGCAGATTGTATGAAAATTGACACACTACTTAAAGGGTCATCAGCAGCAAAAGACCAACAAGCTATCAGTAAAAACAGCTCCAACGGAGGGCCATCAACAGCATTGCAGCAGCAATTATACTCGCCAAGCAACAATATGAGCTTCTCTGCTTCGTCTCTCCTATATTCTTCATCAAATTGCAACATTTCTTACAAATAA
- the LOC130813120 gene encoding glycine-rich cell wall structural protein 1-like: MMSTKFSIAFLVTLILVHSALAARNAPTTINTKNTNVVDTHTKKTSVTPTNDKKNFVSFGGIGGAVGGVAGVIPIGGVGGVGGLGGLGGVGGGAGGLGGLGGVGGAGGGLGGLGGGVGGLGGGVGGGAGGLGGIGGGAGVGGGAGCVGGIP, encoded by the coding sequence ATGATGAGCACTAAGTTTAGTATTGCATTTCTAGTGACACTAATTTTAGTGCACTCTGCATTGGCCGCAAGAAATGCACCAACTACTATTAATACTAAAAACACTAATGTAGTTGACACTCACACTAAGAAAACTAGTGTAACACCAACTAATGACAAAAAGAACTTTGTTTCCTTTGGTGGTATTGGTGGTGCTGTTGGTGGTGTTGCTGGTGTTATTCCTATTGGTGGCGTTGGCGGTGTTGGAGGGTTAGGTGGACTTGGGGGTGTTGGAGGTGGTGCTGGCGGACTCGGTGGCTTAGGTGGTGTTGGAGGTGCAGGTGGTGGACTCGGTGGTTTAGGTGGTGGTGTTGGTGGTTTGGGTGGTGGTGTTGGCGGTGGAGCTGGTGGACTCGGTGGTATAGGTGGTGGAGCTGGTGTTGGTGGTGGAGCTGGTTGTGTTGGAGGTATCCCTTAA